The genomic interval ATGGACTTCTTCTTGTCCTTGCAGCGCTTGTTCTGGAACCAGACGCGGATGACGCGGGGGCTGAGCCCCGTCATCTCCACCAGCTGCTCCTTCATCAGGGCGTCGGGGCGCGGGTTGGCGGCGTAGCAGGTCCGCAGCGTGTGCAGCTGCTTCTCGTTCAGCACCGTCCTCACGCGGGTGGTCTTCTCCGCCGCCTTGTgcgccggcggccgcggggcgggcggccgcccgGGCACCGGCTctgcggcgggcggggagggcgcTCACCGTcagcgccgcccgcccgcccacAGCACCCCccctcctccgcccccccccccccccacctccccgccgcccgctccgAGACGGGGAAGCCGGTACCTGCCAGGTGGGCGGCGGGCGGTGGCAGCGCCGGGCTGCGCgggccgcgggcggcggcggcggcggtggagCCGTCGGGGGTCGGCCCGTGGTCGGCGCGGCAGAGCAGGTCGCGCTCCCGCAGGCAGAACTGGTCGCCGGGCAGGAGCTGGCGGCCGCAGGCGGCGCAGCGAAAGCACTCCAGGTGGTAGACGTGGTCGCGGGCGCGCATCACCAGGTCGCTGCTGCTGAAGGCCGCCCGGCACTGGGCGCACTTGATGCCGAAGAGCCTGCGGGGAGGCGACGCGCCGTCAGGGCCCGCGGCCGCGCCGTCGGGGCGGCTCCGGCGGCCGAGAGTCAGCTCGTCGTTTGGGGAAAATTcgggggggcgggagggagggctTAAGGGGCTTTTGTGCTTTTTCGGGGTTTGgttatttgggggtttgttttgggttttggtttttggttgtttgtttttttttttttaacgagcGTCGGCGCGTTCGGGGTCACCTGCTGTAATCCCGCTTGCAGTAGGCCTTGCCGTCGCGCAGGAAGCATGTGCAGGTCTCGTCCAGGGGCTGCCCGCACTCGGCGCACTTGAGGCAGGCGACGTGCCACTCCAGATCCGGCGACACCCGCAGCAGGAAGGGGTCCTGGATGcggcccccgcagcccgcgcACAGGGCCAGCCCCGGCCGCCCTGCCGGGAGCGAGCGGGACACGGTCAGGGGCAGCGACGTGCAAGAGCAGAAGCGCCAGGAATTAGggaaaaccactttttaaataaaaacaacttttcttccttttgacttattcttttttttttttttttcaaaaataggaagaaagaagaaataaagacagaaacacggagagaaggaaaggacgGAAAcacaaaaggagagaaataaatacagccagaaactaaaaaaaaaaaaaaaaaaaaaacaaaaccacaaaaacccagAA from Aquila chrysaetos chrysaetos chromosome 5, bAquChr1.4, whole genome shotgun sequence carries:
- the ISL2 gene encoding insulin gene enhancer protein ISL-2, with product MVDILLPRPLPGAMGEPSKRRPGLALCAGCGGRIQDPFLLRVSPDLEWHVACLKCAECGQPLDETCTCFLRDGKAYCKRDYSRLFGIKCAQCRAAFSSSDLVMRARDHVYHLECFRCAACGRQLLPGDQFCLRERDLLCRADHGPTPDGSTAAAAARGPRSPALPPPAAHLAEPVPGRPPAPRPPAHKAAEKTTRVRTVLNEKQLHTLRTCYAANPRPDALMKEQLVEMTGLSPRVIRVWFQNKRCKDKKKSILMKQLQQQQHSDKTSLQGLTGTPLVAGSPIRHESAVQGSAVEVQTYQPPWKALSEFALQSDLEQPAAFQQLVSFSESGSLGTSSGSDVTSLSSQLPDTPNSMVPSPAET